The Thermosynechococcus sp. genome has a segment encoding these proteins:
- a CDS encoding cell wall metabolism sensor histidine kinase WalK, with amino-acid sequence MVLAIGLIRTSNRKLSQLRNRLFLVYFLLINGILSISSLTIYSLIVAQRFNQLNTNLREVGNWSANIFSILQHEYEELKKQPEYKAYAPRNESGALQPITVSQLMGKYYFSSVYEVIESPRINLSQGIQWYDKDKNLILYEGKRFGKINFPDDLPASGTIIEANQYHRFLLPVHATPIQPGQQSQIVGYVCVIQSTAELEEEINYLRHVFLLNILCISTLALLAASWLTRKNLEPIVVSLNQIKQFTADVSHQLRHPLTAIQASISLLEIHLNNLDSSHLNKVKVISFACQQMTALINKLLILARTDNNILDQSQWIEIDLDELLDSLIELNRDRAERKEIHLTYQCESNSYVRGHPQQIYEIFSNLLDNALQYTSDRGAITVCLRKQGAFAIVEIQDTGIGIAPQDLPRIFDRFWRSKEARLHYAQGSGLGLTVVKTLVDHYGGTVSVYSQQHQGTTFVIKLPAA; translated from the coding sequence ATGGTTTTGGCTATCGGCTTAATCCGAACTTCCAATCGCAAACTTAGTCAGCTGCGAAATCGCCTATTTCTCGTATACTTTCTACTGATTAATGGCATCTTATCTATTTCTTCATTAACCATTTACTCCTTGATTGTTGCTCAGCGCTTTAATCAATTAAATACCAATCTCAGGGAAGTAGGAAATTGGTCTGCCAATATTTTTTCTATTCTTCAACATGAATACGAAGAGTTGAAAAAGCAGCCGGAGTATAAAGCATATGCCCCTAGAAATGAATCGGGGGCTTTACAGCCAATAACTGTTTCACAATTAATGGGTAAGTACTATTTCAGTTCTGTCTATGAAGTTATAGAGAGCCCTCGAATTAACCTTTCCCAAGGTATTCAGTGGTACGATAAGGATAAAAACCTAATTCTATACGAAGGAAAGAGATTTGGGAAGATCAACTTCCCCGATGATCTTCCTGCCTCTGGAACCATCATCGAAGCAAATCAATATCACCGTTTTCTTCTACCGGTACATGCAACTCCGATTCAACCAGGGCAGCAGAGTCAAATTGTCGGCTACGTCTGTGTCATACAATCTACCGCTGAATTAGAAGAAGAGATTAACTATTTGAGACATGTTTTTCTATTAAATATCCTATGTATTAGTACGCTGGCACTCCTTGCGGCATCTTGGTTAACTCGTAAAAATCTAGAACCAATTGTTGTTTCACTAAATCAAATCAAACAATTTACTGCGGATGTCTCCCATCAATTGCGTCATCCTCTAACGGCGATTCAAGCTTCTATTTCGTTACTAGAAATTCACTTAAATAATCTTGATTCTTCCCATTTAAATAAGGTCAAAGTTATCTCATTTGCTTGCCAGCAGATGACTGCTTTGATTAATAAGCTTCTGATATTGGCCCGCACGGATAACAACATATTGGATCAGAGTCAATGGATTGAAATTGACTTAGATGAGTTATTAGATTCACTAATTGAACTGAACCGCGATCGCGCCGAAAGAAAAGAGATTCATCTGACTTATCAATGCGAGAGTAATAGCTATGTCCGTGGACATCCTCAACAAATTTATGAAATTTTTAGCAATCTTTTAGATAATGCGCTTCAGTACACTTCTGATCGTGGGGCGATCACTGTTTGTCTTAGAAAGCAAGGGGCTTTCGCCATTGTTGAAATTCAGGATACCGGCATTGGAATTGCTCCTCAAGATCTACCCCGCATTTTTGACCGATTCTGGCGCTCCAAGGAAGCAAGGCTACATTACGCCCAAGGCTCAGGATTAGGTTTGACGGTGGTTAAGACACTCGTTGATCACTATGGTGGGACCGTCAGTGTCTACAGTCAGCAACATCAGGGAACAACATTTGTCATCAAGCTGCCTGCGGCATAA
- the ppc gene encoding phosphoenolpyruvate carboxylase: MTSVLDVTNRDRLIESESLAARTLQERLRLVEEVLVDVLAAESGQELVDLLRRLGALSSPEGHVLHAPEGELLKVIESLELNQAIRAARAFNLYFQIINIVEQHYEQQYNRERAAQEGLRRRSVMSEPISGVSGEGFPLPHSAANATAVRSGPSERLEHSLYEAIPATQQYGSFAWLFPRLQMLNVPPRHIQKLLDQLDIKLVFTAHPTEIVRQTIRDKQRRVARLLEQLDVLEGASAHLTDWNAQTLRAQLMEEIRLWWRTDELHQFKPEVLDEVEYTLHYFKEVIFAVIPKLYRRLEQSLHETFPTLEPPRYNFCRFGSWVGGDRDGNPYVKPEVTWQTACYQRNLVLEEYIKSVERLINLLSLSLHWCDVLPDLLDSLEQDQRQLPSIYDQYAVRYRQEPYRLKLAYVLKRLQNTRDRNRALQTYCIRRNEAEELNNGQFYCHGEEFLAELLLIQRNLKETGLACRELDDLICQVQVFGFNLAALDIRQESTCHAEALNEITAYLGILPCPYTELPETERTRWLLSELSTRRPLIPGELPFSDRTNEIIETFRMVRQLQQEFGTDLCNTYIISMSHEVSDLLEVLLFAKEAGLFDPATGASTLQAVPLFETVEDLKHAPAVLTQLFSLPFCRSYLGSNSTPFLQEVMLGYSDSNKDSGFLSSNWEIYKAQQQLQKIAENFGFQLRIFHGRGGSVGRGGGPAYAAILAQPAQTIKGRIKITEQGEVLASKYSLPELALFNLETVATAVIQASLLRSSIDEIEPWHEIMEELATRSRQCYRHLIYEQPEFIEFFNEVTPIQEISQLQISSRPTRRGGKKTLESLRAIPWVFSWTQTRFLLPAWYGVGTALKEFLEEKPAEHLSLLRYFYYKWPFFRMVISKVEMTLAKVDLEIARYYVQELSQPQNREAFFRLYDQIAQEHRLTTELVLTITGHERLLDGDPALQRSVQLRNRTIVPLGFLQVSLLKRLRQHNSQTTSGAILRSRYGRGELLRGALLTINGIAAGMRNTG, encoded by the coding sequence ATGACATCAGTCCTCGATGTGACCAATCGCGATCGCTTAATTGAAAGTGAAAGTTTAGCAGCCCGTACCCTACAGGAACGGTTGCGACTGGTGGAAGAGGTCTTGGTCGATGTCTTGGCGGCAGAATCGGGTCAAGAATTGGTTGATCTATTGCGGCGCTTAGGTGCGCTCTCTTCGCCGGAGGGTCATGTGCTCCATGCCCCAGAAGGGGAACTGCTGAAAGTCATTGAATCCCTCGAACTCAATCAAGCCATTAGAGCGGCCCGTGCTTTTAACCTCTACTTTCAAATTATCAACATCGTTGAGCAGCACTACGAACAACAATACAATCGCGAACGCGCTGCCCAAGAGGGATTGCGGCGCCGCAGCGTCATGAGTGAACCGATTTCCGGTGTCAGTGGTGAAGGTTTTCCGCTGCCTCATAGTGCTGCCAACGCAACGGCTGTGCGCAGTGGGCCGAGTGAACGCCTAGAGCATAGTCTTTACGAAGCCATTCCCGCCACTCAGCAGTATGGTTCCTTTGCTTGGCTCTTTCCTCGGCTGCAGATGCTGAATGTGCCGCCGCGCCATATTCAAAAGCTTTTGGATCAACTGGACATTAAGCTGGTTTTTACTGCTCACCCGACGGAGATTGTGCGGCAAACAATTCGTGATAAGCAGCGGCGGGTTGCCCGATTACTCGAGCAACTGGATGTGCTAGAGGGGGCTTCTGCACACCTGACGGATTGGAATGCCCAAACTCTACGGGCACAACTGATGGAAGAAATTCGCCTCTGGTGGCGCACGGATGAGTTACACCAATTTAAGCCGGAAGTACTCGATGAGGTGGAATACACCCTCCACTACTTCAAGGAGGTAATTTTTGCTGTCATTCCCAAGCTCTATCGCCGCCTGGAGCAGTCATTGCATGAAACCTTTCCCACGCTTGAGCCCCCCCGTTACAATTTCTGCCGCTTTGGTTCTTGGGTGGGGGGCGATCGCGATGGCAATCCCTATGTCAAACCAGAAGTAACGTGGCAAACCGCCTGCTATCAGCGCAACTTAGTTCTTGAGGAGTATATTAAGTCCGTTGAGCGCTTAATCAATTTGCTCAGCCTGTCCCTGCACTGGTGCGATGTGCTGCCGGATTTGCTAGATTCCCTTGAGCAGGATCAGCGGCAGCTTCCTAGTATCTATGACCAGTATGCGGTGCGCTATCGGCAGGAACCCTACCGCCTGAAACTGGCCTATGTACTCAAACGGCTGCAAAATACCCGCGATCGCAACCGGGCGCTGCAAACCTACTGCATTCGCCGCAATGAGGCGGAAGAATTAAATAATGGACAGTTTTACTGCCACGGTGAAGAATTCTTGGCAGAATTGCTGCTAATTCAGCGTAACCTCAAGGAAACAGGACTGGCCTGCCGCGAATTGGATGATTTGATTTGCCAAGTGCAGGTCTTTGGCTTTAATTTGGCAGCCTTGGATATTCGCCAAGAGAGCACCTGTCACGCTGAGGCTCTCAATGAAATTACCGCCTATTTGGGTATTCTCCCCTGTCCCTATACAGAACTCCCAGAAACCGAACGCACTCGCTGGCTCCTCAGCGAACTCTCGACCCGTCGCCCGTTGATTCCGGGGGAACTCCCCTTTAGCGATCGCACCAATGAAATCATTGAAACATTCCGCATGGTGCGGCAACTCCAGCAGGAATTTGGCACCGATTTGTGCAATACCTACATCATCAGCATGAGCCACGAGGTCAGCGATCTATTGGAGGTACTCCTCTTTGCCAAGGAGGCAGGCCTCTTTGATCCAGCCACTGGAGCTAGTACCCTGCAAGCCGTTCCCCTGTTTGAAACGGTGGAGGACCTCAAGCACGCCCCGGCGGTGCTGACGCAACTATTCTCCCTCCCCTTTTGCCGCAGCTATCTTGGCAGCAACAGTACCCCCTTTCTGCAGGAGGTCATGCTGGGCTATTCCGACAGCAATAAGGATTCGGGCTTCCTCAGTAGCAACTGGGAAATTTACAAGGCACAACAACAGCTGCAGAAAATTGCTGAGAATTTTGGCTTCCAACTGCGCATTTTCCACGGTCGGGGTGGCTCAGTGGGTCGGGGTGGTGGACCTGCCTATGCGGCGATTTTGGCGCAGCCAGCGCAAACGATTAAGGGACGAATCAAGATTACTGAGCAAGGGGAGGTACTGGCTTCCAAATACTCGTTGCCGGAACTAGCGCTCTTTAACCTCGAAACAGTGGCCACAGCGGTCATCCAAGCTAGTTTGCTGCGCAGTAGTATTGACGAAATTGAGCCTTGGCACGAGATTATGGAGGAGTTGGCCACGCGATCGCGCCAGTGCTATCGCCATCTCATCTATGAGCAGCCAGAATTCATTGAATTCTTTAACGAAGTCACCCCAATCCAAGAGATTAGCCAACTGCAAATTAGCTCACGGCCAACACGGCGGGGGGGCAAGAAAACCCTGGAGAGCCTGCGGGCAATTCCTTGGGTCTTTAGTTGGACACAAACCCGTTTCCTGCTGCCGGCTTGGTATGGTGTGGGTACTGCCCTAAAGGAATTCCTTGAGGAAAAACCCGCTGAGCATCTTTCCCTCTTGCGCTACTTCTACTACAAATGGCCTTTCTTCCGCATGGTGATTTCTAAGGTTGAGATGACCCTTGCCAAGGTCGATCTAGAGATTGCCCGCTACTATGTCCAAGAACTCAGCCAGCCCCAAAACCGTGAAGCCTTCTTCCGCCTCTACGATCAGATTGCTCAGGAACATCGCCTGACCACGGAATTAGTGCTCACGATTACTGGCCATGAGCGGCTACTCGATGGCGATCCGGCGCTTCAGCGATCAGTGCAACTGCGCAATCGCACCATTGTTCCTTTGGGGTTCCTGCAAGTATCTCTTTTGAAACGGCTGCGCCAGCACAATAGCCAAACTACCTCTGGGGCAATTTTGCGCTCCCGCTATGGTCGGGGTGAATTGCTCCGGGGGGCACTCTTGACCATCAATGGCATAGCAGCGGGGATGCGCAATACGGGCTAA
- a CDS encoding response regulator transcription factor, producing MKILIIEDDRTIASLVAESLAHQQYIVESVHDAETGLEYLEATPFDLLILDLGLPRMDGLSFCQIIRQRGHSLPILMLTARDTSSDKVIGLDAGADDYIVKPFDLPELLARVRALLRRKPLPFTPTLHWGALVLDLDSTKVMYNHQELHLTPKEYAILEVLLRHGSRILSRSAIMDHAWPFDEMPGEETVKVHLRSLRHKLKAVGAPANFIETVYGFGYRLNPNFQSQT from the coding sequence GTGAAAATCTTAATTATCGAAGACGATAGGACAATTGCGAGCTTAGTTGCTGAATCCCTAGCCCATCAGCAGTACATTGTTGAAAGTGTCCATGATGCAGAGACGGGGCTTGAGTATTTAGAAGCCACCCCTTTTGACCTCCTTATCTTAGACCTCGGCTTACCTCGCATGGACGGTCTCAGCTTTTGCCAAATAATTCGCCAAAGAGGCCACTCACTTCCTATTCTGATGCTGACCGCTCGAGACACCAGTAGCGATAAAGTCATTGGTCTTGATGCAGGTGCCGATGACTACATTGTCAAGCCCTTTGATCTCCCTGAACTCTTGGCCAGAGTCCGTGCCCTATTGAGGCGCAAGCCACTACCCTTCACCCCTACTCTGCACTGGGGTGCCCTCGTTCTTGATCTTGATAGCACTAAAGTAATGTACAACCATCAAGAGTTGCATCTTACACCCAAAGAGTATGCCATCTTAGAGGTGTTATTGCGCCATGGCAGCCGTATTCTGAGCCGCTCAGCTATTATGGATCATGCTTGGCCTTTTGATGAGATGCCAGGTGAGGAAACGGTTAAAGTCCACTTAAGAAGCCTACGTCATAAGTTGAAAGCAGTAGGGGCCCCTGCTAATTTTATTGAGACTGTCTATGGTTTTGGCTATCGGCTTAATCCGAACTTCCAATCGCAAACTTAG
- a CDS encoding DUF3352 domain-containing protein encodes MQLRHRSLGSSLLVFILCWLFLMCGQPAFAADSDDLIFVPRQAQSVLKLNQPPSSDPLHFLAERFWTSQLAHWGWSWSEINDWVGEGVIVAQFPCPEACSSPRQLWILPLKRPEAATAFLETYWQGHPFAVQVYQNILLQVGKDLVTARLGDRLLLASDVETMTASLGAAVTADGNLASLTFYQVARPQFGPEPTALYYLNLQSLSPEGRQLAPTYDRLLLAVKAKNNELHLQTLLHRTSDATLASDPFDLESLRFQEPIPTVVVAGSHLPEGYSQLTAALADYRFGKTPQGDDIASQLLRDLTADIPVDLTSQIFPLASDRFCLALWYPADQHWQWSWQTTDTPETATLLHQLDDLARANGYEVNRLVLDKEPVTAWVKLMLDPQTRAGLVSDVAAAYGQRGDRLILASSLSVFSQSQSKKVSGLPESLLRQQQGIHGLVYARWPQLFAPLSQRWPLLQYLNGLTAGWLEHLQSITLVNYGVRDRLQHLELILSSKKA; translated from the coding sequence ATGCAACTGCGCCATCGATCGCTAGGGTCATCTCTTTTGGTCTTTATCCTCTGCTGGTTGTTTCTAATGTGTGGCCAGCCAGCCTTTGCTGCCGATAGTGATGACCTGATCTTTGTCCCTCGCCAAGCCCAGAGTGTCCTCAAGCTCAATCAACCTCCCAGTAGCGATCCCCTACATTTTTTGGCGGAGCGTTTTTGGACATCCCAACTTGCTCATTGGGGCTGGTCGTGGTCTGAAATCAATGATTGGGTGGGCGAGGGGGTGATTGTTGCCCAGTTCCCCTGCCCTGAAGCGTGTTCATCGCCGCGGCAGTTGTGGATTTTGCCCCTGAAGCGCCCAGAAGCCGCAACAGCTTTTTTGGAGACCTACTGGCAGGGGCATCCCTTTGCGGTGCAAGTCTATCAAAATATCCTCCTGCAGGTGGGCAAAGACTTGGTGACAGCCCGTCTAGGCGATCGCCTGCTCCTTGCTTCGGATGTGGAGACTATGACCGCTAGCTTGGGAGCAGCGGTAACCGCGGATGGTAATCTTGCGAGTTTGACCTTTTATCAAGTGGCCCGGCCTCAATTCGGGCCTGAACCTACAGCCCTCTACTATCTCAACCTGCAATCCCTAAGTCCCGAGGGGCGCCAACTGGCCCCCACCTACGATCGCCTGCTCTTAGCCGTAAAGGCAAAAAACAACGAGCTACATCTGCAAACACTGCTGCACCGCACCAGTGATGCCACACTGGCGTCTGATCCCTTCGACCTTGAGTCCCTCCGTTTCCAAGAACCGATTCCCACGGTAGTGGTGGCGGGTTCCCACTTGCCAGAGGGCTATAGCCAACTCACCGCGGCTTTGGCCGATTACCGCTTTGGCAAAACTCCCCAAGGGGATGATATTGCCAGCCAACTACTGCGGGATTTAACGGCGGATATACCGGTGGACTTGACTAGCCAGATTTTTCCCTTGGCTAGCGATCGCTTTTGCCTTGCCCTTTGGTATCCAGCCGATCAACACTGGCAATGGTCGTGGCAGACGACCGATACCCCAGAAACGGCGACGCTGCTGCACCAGTTGGATGATCTTGCCCGTGCCAATGGCTATGAGGTCAATCGCTTAGTCTTGGATAAAGAACCCGTAACCGCTTGGGTAAAATTGATGCTTGACCCGCAGACAAGGGCAGGCTTGGTCTCTGATGTGGCCGCTGCCTATGGGCAACGGGGCGATCGCCTGATACTAGCGTCTTCCCTATCGGTATTTTCCCAGAGTCAGAGTAAAAAAGTATCTGGATTGCCAGAGAGCCTGCTGCGACAGCAACAAGGGATTCATGGGCTAGTCTATGCCCGTTGGCCGCAGCTATTTGCCCCCTTGAGCCAGCGTTGGCCCTTACTTCAGTACCTCAATGGCCTCACCGCCGGCTGGTTGGAACATCTGCAAAGCATTACTTTGGTGAATTATGGCGTTCGCGATCGCCTGCAGCACCTAGAACTGATTCTGAGCAGCAAAAAAGCTTAG
- the argJ gene encoding bifunctional glutamate N-acetyltransferase/amino-acid acetyltransferase ArgJ has translation MSHWQRITGGVTAAKGYRAAGITAGLKASGAPDLALIVSDVPAIAAGVFTTNHMCAAPVSYCRQRLQTKGTAQAILCNSGQANAATGEQGWQAVLAQADMVATALGLSPEMVLVASTGVIGQPIPLEKMRQALPTLMANLSDGGGEAAARAIMTTDLVPKQIALEAEWEGQTIRIGGMAKGSGMIHPKMATMLAFITCDAAVSPHLWQEMLQRACDRSFNQITVDGDTSTNDSVIALANGQSRTPAIAEPGAAATRLEEMLTAVCVHLAKAIARDGEGATCLIEVQVSGASDDTAARQVARTIASSMLVKSAIYGRDPNWGRIAAAAGRAGVPFDASNLAISLGGIPMMRHGQPLPFDRAAAHAYLVQQAAASKDASGQQSIDHPVVIEVSIGAGSGRGVAWGCDLSYDYVKINAEYTT, from the coding sequence ATGAGCCACTGGCAACGAATTACAGGTGGTGTGACTGCCGCCAAAGGGTATCGGGCTGCGGGAATAACGGCAGGACTCAAAGCTTCAGGCGCACCGGATTTGGCATTGATTGTTTCCGATGTGCCAGCGATCGCCGCTGGGGTATTTACGACAAACCATATGTGTGCCGCGCCCGTCAGCTACTGTCGGCAGCGGTTACAAACCAAGGGAACGGCGCAGGCCATTTTGTGTAATTCGGGTCAGGCCAATGCCGCCACGGGAGAACAGGGCTGGCAGGCGGTTTTGGCCCAAGCGGATATGGTGGCAACGGCCTTGGGGCTCAGTCCCGAGATGGTGCTTGTGGCCTCCACTGGGGTCATTGGTCAACCCATTCCCCTTGAAAAAATGCGCCAAGCGCTGCCAACGCTGATGGCAAACTTGAGTGATGGCGGTGGAGAGGCCGCTGCTCGAGCAATTATGACAACAGATTTAGTACCCAAGCAAATTGCTCTTGAAGCCGAGTGGGAGGGGCAAACCATTCGCATTGGTGGTATGGCCAAGGGGTCGGGAATGATTCACCCGAAGATGGCAACGATGCTGGCCTTTATTACTTGTGATGCTGCCGTGTCTCCCCATCTGTGGCAGGAGATGCTACAGCGCGCCTGCGATCGCTCCTTCAATCAAATTACTGTGGATGGCGACACCAGTACCAATGACAGTGTAATTGCTTTGGCCAATGGACAATCGCGTACTCCGGCGATCGCGGAGCCGGGAGCAGCTGCCACCCGCCTTGAAGAAATGCTGACGGCTGTTTGTGTACATTTAGCGAAGGCGATCGCCCGCGATGGGGAGGGGGCAACTTGCCTCATTGAAGTACAAGTGAGCGGTGCCAGTGATGACACCGCTGCCCGTCAAGTGGCCAGAACCATTGCAAGTTCAATGCTGGTCAAATCGGCCATTTACGGACGGGATCCCAACTGGGGACGCATTGCTGCGGCGGCAGGTCGTGCTGGGGTACCCTTTGATGCTAGTAATCTCGCCATTTCCCTGGGGGGCATCCCCATGATGCGCCATGGTCAGCCCCTACCCTTTGATCGCGCTGCCGCCCATGCCTATTTGGTTCAGCAAGCCGCTGCCAGTAAAGATGCCAGTGGTCAGCAATCCATTGACCATCCTGTGGTGATTGAGGTGAGTATTGGTGCTGGCAGTGGTCGGGGTGTGGCTTGGGGCTGCGATCTCAGCTATGATTACGTGAAAATTAACGCTGAATACACGACCTAA
- a CDS encoding 50S ribosomal protein L32, translating to MACPKKKTSKSKRSMRRAVWKRQAALQAQRALSIGKSILTERAQGFYFPEAEEENEDEQE from the coding sequence ATGGCCTGCCCCAAAAAGAAAACCTCAAAGTCCAAGCGCAGTATGCGCCGTGCTGTCTGGAAGCGCCAAGCTGCCCTTCAAGCACAACGTGCCCTCTCGATTGGTAAGTCTATTTTGACTGAACGTGCCCAAGGCTTCTACTTCCCTGAAGCCGAAGAAGAGAACGAAGACGAGCAGGAGTAA
- the crtG gene encoding 2,2'-beta-hydroxylase CrtG codes for MIPYNLSDPRLFSIMVGVMFLMVVSRLLLVAGFFSLVYVVACWTPLRKRRINLRPYQRGQFWQEFGWSLLTAAIFALAGAIAAVMWQRGWTAVYLELNSLWDYIYFPLSIGLVLLLHETYYYWLHRWMHQPKIYRRVHRVHHYSIVASPWTAFSFHPWEACLQAIFLPLIIVLVPLHPYAIVIQLSLMTVSSVINHLNLEIYPRGFAEHWLGRWLIGATHHSLHHSQFRCNYGLYFTFWDRWLGTESRDYLPLFRDRTQG; via the coding sequence ATGATTCCCTACAACCTCAGTGACCCCCGCCTCTTTAGTATTATGGTTGGGGTAATGTTTTTGATGGTCGTCAGCCGCCTATTGCTAGTGGCTGGCTTTTTTTCGCTGGTATATGTCGTGGCTTGCTGGACGCCCCTGAGGAAACGACGGATAAATCTGCGGCCTTACCAGCGGGGGCAGTTTTGGCAGGAGTTTGGCTGGTCATTGCTGACAGCGGCTATTTTTGCCCTGGCGGGGGCGATCGCCGCAGTGATGTGGCAGCGGGGCTGGACAGCGGTTTATCTGGAGTTAAATTCCCTTTGGGACTATATTTACTTTCCCTTGAGCATTGGCCTTGTGCTACTGCTCCACGAAACCTATTACTATTGGCTCCATCGCTGGATGCACCAACCGAAAATTTATCGCCGTGTCCATCGGGTGCATCACTATAGCATTGTTGCCTCCCCCTGGACGGCCTTTTCATTTCATCCCTGGGAGGCCTGCTTACAGGCGATTTTTCTGCCGCTGATTATTGTGCTTGTGCCGCTGCACCCCTACGCTATCGTGATCCAGCTCAGCCTGATGACGGTCTCCAGTGTGATTAACCATCTGAATTTAGAGATCTACCCCCGTGGCTTTGCCGAACATTGGTTGGGGCGGTGGTTGATTGGAGCCACCCACCACAGTTTGCACCACAGTCAATTTCGCTGTAACTATGGCCTCTATTTCACCTTTTGGGATCGGTGGTTGGGGACAGAAAGTCGTGATTACCTACCCCTGTTTCGCGATCGCACCCAAGGCTGA
- a CDS encoding phosphoribulokinase, with translation MSSKPDRVVLIGVAGDSGCGKSTFLRRLADLFGEDFMTVICLDDYHSLDRKQRKEMGITALDPRANNFDLMYEQIKALKNGESIMKPIYNHETGTIDPPEKVDPNHVIVIEGLHPLYDERVRSLIDFSVYLDISDDVKIAWKIKRDMAERGHSYEDVIASINARRPDFMAYIDPQKQYADVVLQILPTQLVKEEKVGNILRVRMLQREGIPGFEPVYLFDEGSTITWIPCGRKLTCSYPGIRLSYGPDEYYGHPVSVLEVDGRFEKLDELIYIESHLSNTSTKHYGEVTELLLKHRDYPGSDNGSGLFQVLTGLKMRATYERLTSRDAATVTNR, from the coding sequence ATGAGCAGTAAGCCAGACCGTGTGGTTCTCATCGGCGTTGCTGGAGACTCCGGCTGTGGTAAATCAACGTTTTTGCGCCGACTGGCCGATCTGTTTGGCGAAGATTTTATGACTGTGATTTGTTTGGATGACTATCACAGTCTGGATCGCAAGCAGCGGAAAGAAATGGGGATTACGGCGCTTGATCCCCGCGCCAACAACTTTGATCTGATGTATGAGCAGATCAAGGCTCTCAAAAATGGCGAATCAATCATGAAACCCATCTACAACCACGAAACGGGGACGATTGATCCGCCGGAGAAGGTGGATCCCAACCACGTGATTGTGATTGAAGGTCTGCATCCCCTCTATGATGAACGGGTGCGATCGCTCATCGACTTCAGTGTTTATCTCGACATCAGTGACGATGTAAAAATTGCTTGGAAGATCAAGCGCGACATGGCTGAGCGGGGCCATAGCTATGAAGACGTGATTGCCTCCATCAACGCCCGTCGCCCTGACTTCATGGCCTATATCGATCCCCAAAAGCAGTACGCTGACGTCGTCTTGCAAATTCTGCCGACCCAGTTGGTCAAAGAGGAAAAAGTCGGCAATATCCTGCGGGTACGGATGCTGCAACGGGAAGGCATCCCCGGCTTTGAGCCAGTCTATCTCTTTGATGAAGGCTCAACGATTACTTGGATTCCCTGCGGTCGTAAGCTCACCTGCTCCTATCCGGGCATCCGCCTCAGCTACGGACCTGATGAATACTATGGTCACCCCGTTTCGGTCTTAGAAGTGGACGGTCGCTTTGAAAAACTCGATGAACTCATCTACATTGAAAGCCACCTGAGTAATACCTCCACCAAGCACTACGGCGAAGTGACGGAACTACTGCTGAAGCACCGTGACTATCCGGGTTCCGATAATGGGTCGGGTCTATTCCAAGTGCTAACGGGGTTGAAAATGCGGGCTACCTACGAGCGCTTGACCTCGCGGGACGCGGCCACTGTCACCAACCGCTAA